A genomic region of Pontibaca methylaminivorans contains the following coding sequences:
- the gatA gene encoding Asp-tRNA(Asn)/Glu-tRNA(Gln) amidotransferase subunit GatA, protein MNDLNRLGLSEARDTLKRGDATAVDLTRSCLAAIEAAGALNAVAHLSAEIALDRARAADARLAQGDAPDLCGVPIGVKDMFCTKGVPTQAASRILEGFVPDYESTVTQKLADAGAVMLGKLNMDEFAMGASNETSVHGPVVSPWRRGGDTEALSPGGSSGGSAAAVAADLCLAATGTDTAGSIRLPAAFCGITGLKPTWGRCSRWGMIALASSLDQAGPMVKSVRDAAIMLAAMAGHDPKDSTSSDRAVPDYEAALGASVAGRTIGIPREYRTDSLTGEVDELWQKGAAILRDAGAKVVEISLPHTQYALPAYHVIAPAEASSNLARYDGVRFGYRARLAPGDSVNDMYDKTRAEGFGHEVQRRLMFGTYMLSAECYDSHYERARKLRRLVRGDFDSAFAGGVDAILTPTAASAAFALGAHTGDDPVQMFENDLFTVPANLAGLPAISLPGGQDGAGLPLGLQLIGRPWAEDDLLNLAFVLEAGAGFVAKPERWW, encoded by the coding sequence ATGAACGATCTGAACCGGCTCGGGCTTTCTGAGGCCCGCGATACCCTGAAGCGCGGCGATGCGACCGCGGTTGATCTGACCCGGTCCTGCCTTGCCGCCATCGAGGCGGCGGGCGCGCTGAACGCGGTTGCCCATCTCAGTGCCGAAATCGCGCTGGACCGTGCCCGCGCCGCCGACGCGCGGCTTGCACAGGGCGACGCGCCCGACCTCTGCGGCGTGCCGATCGGGGTCAAGGACATGTTCTGCACGAAGGGCGTGCCGACGCAGGCGGCCAGCCGCATCCTTGAAGGATTCGTCCCCGATTACGAATCCACCGTCACGCAGAAGCTCGCCGATGCGGGCGCGGTGATGCTCGGCAAGCTGAACATGGATGAATTCGCCATGGGCGCCTCGAACGAGACGAGCGTGCACGGACCGGTCGTCAGTCCCTGGCGGCGCGGCGGCGACACAGAGGCGCTGTCGCCCGGGGGATCCTCGGGCGGTTCGGCGGCGGCGGTCGCGGCGGATCTCTGCCTGGCGGCGACCGGCACCGACACGGCGGGGTCGATCCGCCTGCCGGCGGCGTTCTGCGGCATTACCGGGCTCAAGCCGACCTGGGGGCGCTGCTCGCGCTGGGGGATGATCGCGCTCGCCTCGAGCCTCGACCAGGCCGGGCCGATGGTCAAATCCGTGCGCGATGCGGCGATCATGCTTGCGGCCATGGCCGGGCACGATCCCAAGGACAGCACGAGTTCCGACCGCGCGGTGCCCGATTACGAAGCCGCGCTCGGCGCCTCGGTCGCTGGCCGCACAATCGGCATTCCGCGCGAATATCGCACCGATTCCCTGACCGGCGAGGTTGACGAGCTCTGGCAGAAAGGTGCGGCGATTTTGCGGGATGCGGGCGCGAAGGTGGTCGAGATTTCGCTTCCCCATACGCAATATGCGCTGCCCGCCTATCACGTGATCGCCCCGGCCGAGGCCTCGTCGAACCTCGCGCGTTACGACGGGGTGCGCTTTGGCTATCGCGCAAGGCTCGCCCCCGGCGACAGCGTGAACGACATGTATGACAAGACCCGCGCCGAAGGATTCGGTCACGAGGTGCAGCGCCGCCTCATGTTCGGCACCTATATGCTGAGCGCCGAATGCTATGACTCCCATTACGAGCGCGCGCGAAAACTGCGCCGCCTCGTGCGCGGGGATTTCGATTCGGCCTTTGCCGGCGGTGTCGATGCGATCCTGACCCCGACCGCCGCTTCGGCGGCCTTTGCGCTTGGCGCGCATACGGGCGACGATCCGGTGCAGATGTTCGAGAACGATCTGTTCACCGTGCCCGCGAACCTCGCCGGCCTGCCCGCGATCTCGCTGCCGGGGGGACAGGATGGCGCAGGGCTGCCGCTCGGGCTGCAACTGATCGGCCGCCCCTGGGCCGAGGACGATCTGCTGAATCTCGCCTTCGTGCTCGAGGCCGGGGCGGGATTTGTGGCCAAGCCGGAAAGATGGTGGTAA
- a CDS encoding YigZ family protein, which translates to MLVLENIISDRGSKYAVAGAPCESEDQARALLGELRRRKKFARATHNSWGLLLSGAGPVKNDDGESGAGQVILRMLEREDLRDHLIVVTRWFGGRNLGGDRFRHIQEAVRIYLEELRH; encoded by the coding sequence ATGCTGGTGCTCGAGAACATCATCAGCGACCGGGGCTCGAAATACGCGGTCGCCGGGGCGCCCTGCGAATCGGAAGACCAGGCGCGCGCCCTTCTGGGGGAACTGCGCCGGCGCAAGAAATTCGCCCGCGCCACGCACAACAGCTGGGGCCTGCTGCTGAGCGGGGCCGGACCGGTCAAGAACGACGATGGCGAAAGCGGCGCCGGGCAGGTGATCCTGCGCATGCTGGAACGCGAGGATCTGCGCGATCACCTGATCGTCGTCACCCGCTGGTTCGGCGGCAGGAACCTGGGCGGCGACCGCTTCCGCCACATCCAGGAGGCGGTGCGCATCTACCTTGAGGAACTGCGCCACTAG
- a CDS encoding pseudouridine synthase, producing the protein MSTPPPPGERIAKVLSRAGVASRREAERMIEAGRVQVNGQRIGSPALNVTGADRITVDGKPLAPPDPPRLWLYHKPAGLVTSAQDEKGRPTVFDNLPEGLPRVMSIGRLDLTSEGLLLLTNDGAIKRRLELPSTGWVRKYRARVNGRPQDADFAPLRAGLVIGDEKFQPMQVTLERQQGANAWVTVALREGRNREVRRAMEAVGLVVNRLIRISYGPFQLGDLGPGAVRELPRRVLRDQLGEDAVPRAEPGGQRAGTKRPGGPPNPPPGKGGKARAGGTAPGPAPAPRGKRRT; encoded by the coding sequence ATGAGCACCCCTCCCCCTCCCGGCGAGCGTATCGCCAAGGTTCTGTCGCGCGCGGGCGTCGCCTCGCGCCGCGAGGCCGAACGCATGATCGAGGCCGGCCGCGTGCAGGTGAACGGGCAGCGGATCGGCAGCCCGGCGCTCAACGTCACCGGCGCGGACCGCATCACCGTGGACGGCAAGCCGCTTGCGCCGCCCGATCCGCCGCGGCTCTGGCTTTATCACAAGCCGGCGGGGCTCGTGACCAGCGCGCAGGACGAAAAGGGGCGCCCCACGGTGTTCGACAACCTGCCCGAAGGCCTGCCGCGGGTGATGAGCATCGGGCGGCTCGACCTGACATCCGAGGGGCTTTTGCTGCTGACGAATGATGGCGCGATCAAGCGGCGGCTCGAGCTTCCCTCGACCGGCTGGGTGCGCAAATACCGCGCCCGCGTGAACGGCCGCCCGCAGGACGCGGATTTCGCCCCGCTGCGCGCGGGGCTTGTGATCGGCGACGAGAAATTCCAGCCGATGCAGGTCACGCTGGAGCGCCAGCAGGGCGCGAATGCCTGGGTCACGGTCGCGCTGCGCGAGGGGCGAAACCGCGAGGTGCGCCGCGCCATGGAGGCGGTGGGCCTCGTGGTGAACCGGCTGATCCGCATTTCCTACGGGCCGTTCCAGCTTGGCGATCTGGGGCCCGGGGCGGTGCGCGAACTGCCCCGCCGGGTGCTGCGCGACCAGCTTGGCGAGGATGCGGTTCCCCGCGCCGAACCGGGCGGCCAGCGCGCGGGCACGAAGCGCCCCGGCGGGCCCCCGAACCCCCCGCCCGGCAAGGGTGGAAAGGCCCGCGCGGGCGGCACCGCACCCGGTCCGGCCCCGGCGCCGCGCGGCAAGCGGCGCACCTGA
- the gatC gene encoding Asp-tRNA(Asn)/Glu-tRNA(Gln) amidotransferase subunit GatC, with product MAIDQNTLARVAALARIRVTEESAPLLLAEFNRVLDFVSRMNSADVDGVEPMTAPEVQRLAMRADEVTEGDSQTAVLAHAPDAREGFFAVPKMVE from the coding sequence ATGGCGATCGACCAGAACACGCTTGCACGGGTGGCTGCGCTCGCAAGGATCCGCGTCACCGAAGAATCCGCGCCATTGCTGCTTGCCGAATTCAACCGGGTTCTCGACTTCGTCAGCCGGATGAACAGCGCCGATGTGGACGGTGTCGAGCCGATGACGGCGCCCGAGGTGCAGCGCCTTGCGATGCGCGCCGACGAGGTGACGGAGGGTGACAGCCAGACGGCGGTTCTCGCCCATGCCCCCGATGCCCGCGAGGGCTTTTTTGCCGTTCCGAAAATGGTGGAATGA
- a CDS encoding metal-dependent hydrolase: MKLTWLGHSGFRLETGDLVILIDPWLSGNPMLPDNQHEAAVHGATHILLTHAHFDHMSDTLRLARENGIPVIGQFDLMNLWSETEKIETIGFNKGGTITLDGIRISMVTAQHSSTIQDETGLRPAGSEVGYMIAAEGQTIYVSGDTDIMADMEWFADYYKPDIGILCAGGHFTMDMDKVAYIARRWFNFRTIIPCHYRTFPVLEQSAAELVKSLPGIAVIEPDVMRPIPL; this comes from the coding sequence ATGAAACTGACCTGGCTCGGCCATTCGGGCTTTCGCCTCGAGACCGGCGACCTCGTGATCCTGATCGACCCCTGGCTTTCGGGCAATCCGATGCTGCCGGACAACCAGCACGAGGCGGCGGTGCACGGCGCGACCCATATCCTGCTGACCCATGCCCATTTCGACCACATGAGCGACACCCTGCGCCTTGCGCGCGAGAACGGCATCCCGGTGATCGGGCAGTTCGATCTCATGAATCTGTGGAGCGAAACCGAAAAGATCGAAACCATCGGCTTCAACAAGGGCGGCACGATCACGCTCGACGGGATCCGGATCTCGATGGTGACGGCGCAGCATTCCTCGACCATCCAGGACGAAACCGGGCTGCGTCCGGCCGGGTCCGAGGTCGGTTACATGATCGCGGCCGAGGGGCAGACGATCTATGTGAGCGGCGACACCGACATCATGGCCGACATGGAATGGTTTGCGGATTACTACAAACCCGATATCGGTATCCTCTGCGCGGGCGGCCATTTCACCATGGACATGGACAAGGTCGCCTATATCGCCCGGCGCTGGTTCAATTTCCGCACCATCATCCCCTGCCATTACCGCACCTTCCCGGTGCTCGAACAATCCGCCGCGGAACTGGTCAAGAGCCTGCCCGGAATTGCGGTGATCGAACCGGACGTGATGCGGCCGATTCCGCTCTGA
- a CDS encoding nucleoside deaminase has translation MVFRSHMQAALDEARAAAERGEVPVGAVIISPGGHPVAAAGNRTRELADPTAHAEILAIRMACAMVGSERLGGHDLYVTLEPCAMCAAAIAAARIARLYYGAADPKSGGVAHGARVFAHPQAHHRPEIYDGIAAVESERLLRDFFAGRRADV, from the coding sequence ATGGTGTTCCGGTCCCACATGCAGGCGGCGCTTGACGAGGCGCGGGCGGCGGCAGAGCGCGGCGAGGTTCCCGTCGGCGCGGTCATCATTTCGCCCGGCGGGCATCCGGTCGCGGCGGCCGGAAACCGCACGCGCGAACTGGCCGATCCGACCGCCCATGCCGAGATTCTGGCGATTCGCATGGCCTGCGCGATGGTCGGGTCCGAGCGGCTTGGCGGGCATGACCTTTATGTCACGCTCGAACCCTGCGCCATGTGCGCGGCGGCGATCGCGGCGGCCCGGATCGCGCGGCTCTATTACGGGGCGGCGGATCCGAAATCGGGCGGGGTGGCCCATGGGGCGCGGGTGTTTGCACATCCGCAGGCCCATCACCGCCCCGAGATCTACGACGGTATCGCAGCCGTCGAATCGGAACGGCTGTTGCGGGATTTCTTTGCCGGTCGCCGCGCGGACGTCTAG